TGACCGGGAGCCTGCGCGGCCTGATCGGGCGCATCGGCGCGGGCGTCGGCCAGATCGCCGCGGCCGCCGAGCAGTTGTCGGCCATCACCGCGCAGACCAGCGCCGGGGTGCAGACCCAGAAGCAGGAGACCGAACAGACCGCCACCGCCATGCATGAGATGGCGGCCACCGTGCAGGAGGTGGCGCAGAACGCCGAGCAGGCCTCCCTGGCGGCGCGCAAGGCCGACCAGGAGTCCCAGCAGGGCAATCGGGTGGTGCAGCAGGCGGTCGGTCAGATCGGCGAGCTGGCCGGTCAAGTGGAGCAGTCGGCCGAGGCGATCACCGCGCTGAATCAGGAAAGCGCGCGTATCGGCGGGGTGCTGGAGGTGATCCGCAATGTTGCCGAGCAGACCAACCTGCTGGCGCTCAACGCGGCCATCGAGGCGGCACGGGCCGGCGAGCAGGGCCGGGGTTTCGCCGTGGTCGCCGACGAGGTACGTGCCCTGGCGCAGCGCGCGCACAAATCCACCGAGGAGATCGAGGCGCTGATCGCCGGCTTGCAGCGCATGGCCCTGGGTGCCGTGCAGCAGATGGAAAGCAGCCGCAGCCTGACCCAGCGCACCGTCACCCTGGCCGGCGAAGCCGGCGATGCCCTGGGCCGTATCACCCAGGCGGTGAGCACCATCGAGCAGATGAACCAGCAGATCGCCGCCGCCGCCGAGGAGCAGAGCGCGGTGGCCGAAACCATCAGTGAAAGCATCACCCGGGTCCGCGATATCGGTGAGCAGAGCGCCAGCGCCAGCCAGCAGACGGCGGCCTCCAGCGCAGAGCTGGCCCGCCTGGGTGTCGAGTTGCAGGGGCTGGTCGGCCAGTTTCGTACCTAGTACGGCTCGCTCATGGGCTGGTGCGGCCGCTATTCAGGCTCGGCGCTGCGCCTGGCCAGCAGCGGCTTGCCCAGCTCGCTGGCCCAGGCCAGCAGCGGCACCTCGGTCTCGGGGTGCCAGATGCGCTGCCACAGCAGGATCAGGCGGCCCAGGTCGCCGCGTTCGATCGGCCAGCGCTCGATCTGCGCCGGCACTCGCCATTGGCCATCTTGCCAGCCGGCGAAATCGAAGCGGAACGGATGGAAGCCGGTCATGCCCAGGCGCAGGTCCGTGACCACCAGGCGCTCGCCGATCTGGTCATAGCGCAGCACGCCGTCGGTGAACCAGGCCAGACGCCGGTGCGCCGGTGAGTCCTCCAGGGCGGCGGCCAGCGCCGTGCCGCGGGGAATGCGCTCGAGCTGCGGCGGTGCGCGGTCTAACCAGCCCACCAGGGCCTCGTGGTAGGCGTCGCCGTCCAGCACTATCACCCGCCACAGCAGGCTGTTGAGCGGCGTCGGGGTGCTGAACAATGCCTCGGCCTGGATGCCCTGGGCGGCCAGCTGCGCCTCCACCCGCTGCTCGGCCATGCTCTTGCCGACCAGGGTCGAGCCCAGGTAGAGGCTCGACAGGGCCAGGGCGAGCAACGGCCATTTATTGCTGCGCTCACGCAGGCCGAACAGCAGCCCGCCCAGCACCGCGCCGAGCAGCGGCAGGGTATACAGCGGATCGATGATGAAGATGCTCGACCAGGCCGTGGGCGTCGGCGTCAACGGCCAGAGAATCTGGGTGCCGTAGCTGGTGAAGCAGTCGAGTATCGGGTGAGTGAGCAGCACCAGGGCCAGGGTGGCCAGCAGGCGCTTGGCCGAATAGCCGGGGTGCGGGTGCAGACGACGCACCAGCCAGGTCAGCAGCAGGGCCAGGGGGCCCAGGAAGAACAGCGAGTGAGTGAAGCCGCGGTGGTAGGTCATGTTCGCCACGGCGTCGCCGTAGTCGATGATCACGTCCAGATCGGGCAGGGTGCCGAGCAGGGCGCCGTAGGCCAGCGCCTTGCGCCCTTGCCAGCGGCCGAGCATGGCGCCCTGGAGAGTGGCGCCCAGCATCGCCTGGGTAATCGAATCCATGACAGGGCCTCAACAACGGGTAGAGGCCTACGTTAACCGAGGCGCCGGCGCGGCGCGGCGGAAAAGTTCAAGCAAAGGTTACGAGGCGAGCGCCGCTCAGAACGCCGCGAGCAGGCGCCCGAGGGCGGCCATGGCCTGTTCGCTGCGGGCGTCCCAGGGATGGCCATGGTTGAGCCGGGCGCAGTTGCCGAAGCGCCGGGTGGCGGAGAAGATCGGGCCGGGGGCGAGGCTGATGCCCTGGGCGAGGGCCAGCTGGAACAGCTGCAGCGAGTCGACCTGGGCGGGAAACTCGAACCAGAGGAAATAGCCGCCGGCTGGCCGGGTCACCCGCGTGCCCGGCGGAAAGTGCCGGGCGGCGGAGGCCAGCATGGCCCCCTGCTGGGCCTCCAGGGCGTGGCGCAGCTTGCGCAGGTGGCGGTCGAAGCCGCCGTGCTGCAGGTAGTCGGCCAGGGCGGCCTGGGCCGGCACCGACGGCGAGATGGTGGTCATCAGGCGCAGGCGGCTGATCTGCTCGGCGTAGCGCCCGCCGGCCACCCAGCCGACCCGGTAGCCGGGGGCCAGGCATTTGGAAAACGAGCCGCAGTGCATCACCAGACCGTCGCGGTCGAAACTCTTCACCGGCCTCGGCGGCTGGGCGCCGAAGTAAAGCTCGGCGTAGACATCGTCTTCGATCAGCGGCACCTGGTGCTGGTGCAGCAGGTCGTACAGCGCCGCCTTCTTGTCCTCGCTCATGCTCGCGCCCAGGGGGTTCTGCAGGCTGCTCATGAACCAGCAGGCCTTGATCGGCAGCCGCGCCAGGCCGCTGGCGAGGCGGTCCAGGTCGATGCCGTCGCGCGGGTGCACGGGAATCTCCACCGCTTTGAGCTTGAGGCGCTCGAGCACCTGCAATGTCGCGTAGAAGGCCGGCGCCTCGATGGCCACCAGGTCGCCCGGGGCGGTGACGCACTGCAGGCACAGGTTGAGCGCCTCCATGGCGCCGTTGCTGATCACCAGTTCGTCGAGCGGCAGGCGCACGCCGCTGGCCATGTAGCGCCGGGCGATCTGTCGGCGCAGGTTGGGATTGCCCTCGGTCATGTCGGCGATCACTGCCTGGGGAGCCAGGGCGCGCAGGCTCTGCGCCATGGAGCGGGCCAGGCGCGCCAGGGGGAACAGCGTCGGGCTGGGAAAGGCCGAGCCGAAGGGCACGGTGTCCGGGTCCTTGAGTGAGCCGAGCACGGAGAACACCAGTTCGCTGACATCGACCTCGGCGGTTTCCGCCTGACGGGTATCGATGTCCGGTTCAGGCAGCGGGCGCTGGGCGTGCTCGCGGACGAAATAGCCGGAGCGCGGCCGGGCCTGGATCAGCCCGCGGTCCTCCAGCAGGTAGTAGGCCTGGAACACCGTGGACGGGCTGACCCCATGGCTGCGGCTGGCCTGGCGCACGGAGGGCACCCGCTCGCCGGGCGCCAGCACGCCGCTGCGAATCAGCGCGGCAATCTGGTCGGCCAATTTCTCGTAGCGTTTCATCGTATCCATAGGGTCTGCAGATCCGCGCACTCTACGGGGAGTCGTCCAGGCATGCGACCTTCAGCGCCCGCTTGGTGCCAGAAAGGTGCTCTGCGTCTGCGCCTGCTCGCTGACATCGGCCAGGTTGTGGATCGCAAAATGCACAGGCATGGCGCTGGCCTCGATCTGTTTGCTCTCCAGCACCACGCTGACCGGTACATCGAGAATTTCCCCAGGTGCCAGTAGCAACTGCTGCGGCGCGTCCAGGCGCAGGTTGGGGCTGTCGACCAGTGCCAGACCATAGCGTTGTGCTTGCTGGGTCTTGTTGATCACCTTGAGCAAGTAGGTGTTCTCGATCTGCCCCAGCTGGTTCTCGCGGTACATGCTGCGATCCTTGGCCGCGTCGATGGACAGCATCGAGCGTGCACTCAAGGCCCAGGCGAAGGCGGTGAGCATCAACGCGAGGGCAATGCCGTAGCCGATCAGCCGTGGGCGCAGCAGGTGGGTCTTGCCACCCTGCAGTTCGCGCTCGGAGTGGTAGCCGACCAACCCCCTGGGATAACCCATCTTGTCCATCACCGTGTCGCAGGCGTCGATGCAGGCGGCGCAACTGATGCAGTCGATCTGCAGGCCATCGCGGATATCAATACCGGTGGGGCAGACCTGCACGCACAGGGTGCAGTCGATGCAGTCACCCAGGCCCTCGGCCTTGTGGTCGCTGTCCCTCTTGCGCGGGCCACGGCCTTCGCCGCGCTTGGCGTCGTAGGCCACCAGCAAGGTGTCATCATCGAACATCGCACTCTGGAAGCGCGAGTAGGGGCACATGTGCACGCACACCTTCTCGCGCAGCCAGCCGGCATTGAGGTAGGTGGCGGCCATGAAGAACAGCACCCACACCAGGGTGGCGCCATCCAGTTGCAGCCGTAGCAGGTCGCTGGCCAGCTCGCGGATCGGTGTGAAGTAACCGATAAACGTCAGCGCCGTGAGCAGGCTGACGGCCAGCCAGATCGCGTGCTTGGCGCCGCGTCGCGCCAGCTTGCTGAACGACCAGGGCGCGGCATCCAGCCTGATGCGCTGGTTACGCTCGCCCTCGGTGATCTTCTCCGCCCACATGAACACCCAGGTCCACACGCTCTGCGGGCAGGTGTAGCCGCACCAGACGCGGCCGGCCACCACGGTGATGGTGAACAGGCCGAAGGCGGCGATGATCAGCAGCGCCGACAGCAGGATGAAGTCCTGCGGCCAGAAGGTTGCGCCGAAGATGTAATAGCGGTGCTCAGCCAGGTTCCACAGCACCGCCTGGCGCCCGTCCCAGTCGAGCCAGGCCGTGCCGAAGAAGATCAGAAACAGTAATCCTGCGCCGTACAGACGCAGATTGCGGAACCGTCCAGTGAAGCTGCGGGTGTGGATCGGGCCGCCGGCCTGGGCGGGCGTCAGGCGGATCGGTCGTGGATCGAGGGTCTCGACGATCCGCGCGGGAATGCGTTCGGTCATGGGCGGTGCCCCGTCTGGCAGTGGTCAGGCGGGGCGCATGATCGGCGCAGGGGCGTTTGCGTAACAGACTCAGGTTGTCGAATAAAAAGCGGATCAGATGGCGCCAGGCGATCCCTGATTGCATGCCGCCAGGGCCTCGGCGAGGAACTCGACGAAGGCCCGCACCTTGCGTGGCACGTGGCGACTGCTGCTGTACAGGGCGTAGATGCTGCGTTTGGCAAACTGGTAATCGGGCAGCACCCGCTGCAGCTGTCCGTTGTCCAGCAAGGGTTGCGCGATAAAGGAGGGCAGGGCGCCGATGCCGGTGCCGGCCAGCAGCAGGTCGCAGAGGATCAGGCTGTTGTCGGCCGAGAAGCGCGCCGGTAGCTGGATGCTGACCTCGCCCTGGGGGCCGAGGAGCTGCCATTGGCCCGGATGGTCGGCCAGGCGGTAGGCCAGGCAGGCATGCTGGCGCAGGTCTTCCAGCTGCGCGGGCGTGCCCTGTTGCGCGAGGTAGGCGGGCGAGGCGCAGAGGACCTGCGCGGTTTCGCCCAGGTGGCGGGCGACCAGCGAGGAGTCGACCAGTTCGGCGCGAATGCGCAGCGAGACGTCGAAGCCCTCGGCGACGACGTCGAGCAGGCGGTCGTCGAGGGTCAGCTCGATGTTCAGGCGCGGGTAGCGCGCCATGAATCGGGCCAGCAGCGGCGACAGCACCTTGTGACTGAAGGACAGCGGCGCGTTGATACGCAGGCTGCCGCTGACCTCTTCCGCGCCTTGGGCGGTGCTGCGTTCCAGGGCTTCCAGCTCATCGAGCAGGCGGCAGCACTCGGCGTAGTAGCGACGGCCGGCATCGGACAGGCTCATGCGCCGGGTGGTGCGCAGCAGCAGCAGGGCGCCCAGGCGCTCCTCGAGCTGGCGCACCTGCTTGCTGACCGCCGCCGTCGACTGGCCGAGGTCTGCGGCGGCCTTGCTGAAACTGTCCAGCTCCACGACCCGGCGGAAGGTGCGCATGGCGCCGAGCAGGTTCATATAATTTCTCCTGGGTTGAATATGTTTTGAAATTTAGCCTGATTATCTAGCTCTTTATAAAAAATACCATGGCGGTACCGCTTTCCGGCGTTGTGTCGGGAGGCCGATCTTCGCAAGGAGTCCGTCATGTTCCAGTTGATCCGAGCAAACCTGAAACTCGGCCGTCGGCAGGCCGCCGCGCTGCCCCTGGCCTTGGCCCTGATCAGTGGCGCGGCCACTGCCGCGCCCGACGTAGGCGTCAGCCCCTGGGGCGAGGCCGATGAGATCGGCCGCCTCAATCTGATCACCCCGCAATCCCGTGCCGCGATCCTGTCGCGGGTATCCGGTGGCCAGGCCTACGACCTGTCGGTGGAGTACTTCATCGGCATGCCGAGCTGGCAGGCCGCGGGCGATCCGCCCTACCAGATGTGGATGACCCACACCCCGCGAGGCAACCAGATCGCCGACCCGATGGGAACTGGCGAGGCGATGAACAGCCATGTCAGCTACAGCGGCTCGGCGGTGTCGATGTATGCGCACATGGGCACGCACATCGACGGCCTCAACCACTTCGGCCTGAACGGCAAGATCTGGAACGGTTTTTCCGCGCATGAGCACCTGGGCGACCGTGGATGGGAAAAGGCCGGCGTCGAGACCATGCCAGCGATCATCGCCCGTGGCGTGATGATCGACATGGCCGCGGCGAAGAACCTGGAAATGCTGCCGGACAACTACAAGGTGTCCGCCCAGGACCTGCGCGACGCCCTGAAAAAACAACGGGTCAGCCTGCAGGAGGGCGACGTGGTGCTGATCCGCACCGGGCGCATGCGTGACTACGCCAATGCCCAGGCCTACATGAGCAATGCCCCGGGCCTGGGGCTGGATGCGGCCAAGTTCCTCATCGAGGAAGGTGGCGCCATGGTGCTCGGTGCCGACAACCTGAGCTTCGAGGCCTTCCCTTCCGAGGTGTCGGGCAACTACATCCCGGTGCACACCTACCTGTTGGCGCAGCAGGGCGCGCCGATCATCGAGCTGGCCAATCTGGAAGAGCTGGCTCGCGACCGTGTCTACGAGTTCGCCTTTATCGGCGCCTCGCTGAAGTTCCGCGGTGCCGATGCGGCGCCGATGCGCCCGGTGGCTCTGCCGATCAAGTAAGGGCACTATGGCGCAAGCGGCCGCGCGCAGGAGGGTCTTACGCGCGGCCGGGGCCGGCCGTCGATTGCCGGCCCGATACCTTGCAGCGGTCGAACGAGGAGCCGGTAGCCATGAAAATGACGGACCCAGCGAGCTTTGCCGACCTGGCCCTGAGCCACTTCGAACTCTACGTGCGCGCCGTGGCGCCGATGGAGACCTTCTATACCGAACGCCTGGGCTTTATCGTCAGCGATCGCGGCGTCGGACCAGACGCCATGGTGTTCCTCAGCCGCAACCCCGGCGAGCACCACCAGCTGGTGCTCAACCCGCGTCCGTCGCGACGCCCCCAGGACAGCCCGCTCGATCACATCTCCTTTCGCGTCGCGGACCTGACCGGCCTGCGCCGCTTCCACGCCGCGCTGAGCGGCCCCGGCGACCTCGCCGTCGACGCCGTGTCCCACGGCACCACCTGGTCGCTCTACTTTCGCGACCCGGAGGGCAACCGCCTGGAAGTCTTCGCCGACACGCCCTGGCATGTCGACCAGCCGTGCAAGTTTGCCATCGATCTGAGCCTCGACGATGACGCGCTCGGTGCCTATACCGAGCAGCGCATCCGCGAGTTGCCCGGCTTTCGGCCGGTCGAGCAGTGGCGCAAGGGGCATGGGGCGGTGCTGGGGGAAGGCTGAGCCGTCGCCGCGGCGCAGGAACCGAGTAGCCAGCTTGGGGTATCCTGAGCCCTCATTCCCGATCAAGATCCCGCCATGCTGGTGATTTCCAACAGCGTCCACCTGCCAGACGACGAGGTCGAGCTGACCGCCGTCCGCGCCCAGGGCGCCGGCGGACAGAACGTCAACAAGGTCTCCAGTGCGGTGCACCTGCGCTTCGACAGCCAGGCCTCGTCCTTGCCGCCGTTCTACAAGGAGCGCCTGCTGGCCCTGCGCGACAGCCGCATCACCGCAGGTGGCGTGGTCATCATCAAGGCGCAGCAGTACCGCACCCAGGAACAGAATCGCGCCGATGCCCTGGAGCGCCTGGCCGAACTGATCCGCAGTGCCGGCAAGACCGAGAAGGCCCGCCGCCCGACCAGGCCGACCCTGGGCTCGAAGAAGCGCCGCCTGGAAGGCAAGACCAAGCGCGGGGCGATCAAGGCCGGGCGGGGCAAGGTGGATTTCTGAGGGCGACGCTTTCCGTGCGCTTTAGTGATCGGCGGCCAGTGTGCCGTCCGCGGTCGTCCGGGTGCTGCCCTGGCGATCCAGGTGGCCGCTCCAGGCAGTCAGGGCCAGGGCCAGCAGCACCACCAGGGCGCCGATCCAGGTGGTGTGAATCAGGCCGAGCTGGCTGACGATCAGTCCGCCGCCCCAGGCGCCGCCGGCGATGCCGAGGTTGAAGGCGGCGATGTTCAGCCCCGAGGCCACATCCACCGCGTGGGGTGCATGCCGCTCGGCCTGGCGTACCACATAGAGCTGCAGGCCCGGCACGTTGCCAAAGGCCACCGCGCCCCACAGCAGCACGGTGCCGAGTGCCAGCCAGGGATTGCTGGCGGTGAACGTGAGCAGCAGGAGTACACCGGCGAGCAGCAGGAAGATCAGCTTCAAGGCCCCTATCGGTCCCTTGCTGTCGGCCAGCTTGCCACCCCAGATGTTGCCGGCTGCAACCGATACGCCGTAGACCAGCAGGGCCAGGCTGACCGACCCGGCGCTGAAACCGCTGATTTCCTGCAGGATTGGCGCGAGGAAGGTAAAGGCGATGAACGAGCCGCCGTAACCAACCGCCGTCATCGCGTACACCAGCAGCAGACGCGGCTGCTTGAGCACCGCCAGTTGCTGCAGCAGTGAGGCCGGCTTGCTGTGGGCGATGTTGTGCGGCACGAAGATCAAACTGCCAATGAAGGCCATCACGCCCAGTGCGGAGACGGCGAGGAAGGTCTCGCGCCAGCCGAAATGCTGGCCGATAAAGGTGCCCAGCGGTACGCCGGTGACCAGGGCCACGGTCAGGCCGGTGAACATGATGGCGATGGCGCTGGCGGCTCTTTCCTTCGAGACCAGGCTGGTGGCGATGGTCGAGCCGATGGAGAAGAACACCCCGTGGGCCAGACCGGTGACGATGCGTGCGGCGATCAGCGACTCGTAGCCGGGCGCCTGCCAGGCCAGCAGGTTGCCGAGGGTGAACAGCACCATCAGCGATAGCAGGAGGATCTTGCGCGGAAGTCTACCCGTCAGTGCGGTTAGCAAGGGGGCGCCAACCGCCACCCCGAGGGCGTAGAGACTGACCAGCAGGCCGGCGGAAGGCAGGCTTACACCGAGATCGGCGGCAATAGTGGGAATCAGACCAACGATAACGAACTCAGTCGTACCGATGGCGAAGGCGCTGAGGGTCAGCGCCAGGAGGGCAATGGGCATGGCAAAAACTCCGGTTCTGGATGAATGGCGCGCAGTGTCCGACGCGGACTCATGCAGAAAAACCGGGTTTCAGGCAGAAGATATTTGATTAATATTCAACAATGAAAAGCACCCTGGACGAGCTGCAAGCCTTTATCCATGTGGTCGACAGCGGCTCCATCACCGCTGCGGCCGAGCAATTGGCGCAGACCACCTCGGGTATCAGCCGTGCCCTGGGCCGCCTGGAAGCCAAGCTCGAGACCACCCTGTTACGCCGTACCACCCGCCGCCTGGAGCTGACCGAGGAGGGCCAGGT
The genomic region above belongs to Pseudomonas benzenivorans and contains:
- a CDS encoding methyl-accepting chemotaxis protein, with the translated sequence MAATVQEVAQNAEQASLAARKADQESQQGNRVVQQAVGQIGELAGQVEQSAEAITALNQESARIGGVLEVIRNVAEQTNLLALNAAIEAARAGEQGRGFAVVADEVRALAQRAHKSTEEIEALIAGLQRMALGAVQQMESSRSLTQRTVTLAGEAGDALGRITQAVSTIEQMNQQIAAAAEEQSAVAETISESITRVRDIGEQSASASQQTAASSAELARLGVELQGLVGQFRT
- a CDS encoding metal-dependent hydrolase; the encoded protein is MDSITQAMLGATLQGAMLGRWQGRKALAYGALLGTLPDLDVIIDYGDAVANMTYHRGFTHSLFFLGPLALLLTWLVRRLHPHPGYSAKRLLATLALVLLTHPILDCFTSYGTQILWPLTPTPTAWSSIFIIDPLYTLPLLGAVLGGLLFGLRERSNKWPLLALALSSLYLGSTLVGKSMAEQRVEAQLAAQGIQAEALFSTPTPLNSLLWRVIVLDGDAYHEALVGWLDRAPPQLERIPRGTALAAALEDSPAHRRLAWFTDGVLRYDQIGERLVVTDLRLGMTGFHPFRFDFAGWQDGQWRVPAQIERWPIERGDLGRLILLWQRIWHPETEVPLLAWASELGKPLLARRSAEPE
- the mapR gene encoding GntR family transcriptional regulator MpaR (MapR regulates genes involved in Pseudomonas quinolone signal (PQS) production and anthranilate metabolism), coding for MKRYEKLADQIAALIRSGVLAPGERVPSVRQASRSHGVSPSTVFQAYYLLEDRGLIQARPRSGYFVREHAQRPLPEPDIDTRQAETAEVDVSELVFSVLGSLKDPDTVPFGSAFPSPTLFPLARLARSMAQSLRALAPQAVIADMTEGNPNLRRQIARRYMASGVRLPLDELVISNGAMEALNLCLQCVTAPGDLVAIEAPAFYATLQVLERLKLKAVEIPVHPRDGIDLDRLASGLARLPIKACWFMSSLQNPLGASMSEDKKAALYDLLHQHQVPLIEDDVYAELYFGAQPPRPVKSFDRDGLVMHCGSFSKCLAPGYRVGWVAGGRYAEQISRLRLMTTISPSVPAQAALADYLQHGGFDRHLRKLRHALEAQQGAMLASAARHFPPGTRVTRPAGGYFLWFEFPAQVDSLQLFQLALAQGISLAPGPIFSATRRFGNCARLNHGHPWDARSEQAMAALGRLLAAF
- the ccoG gene encoding cytochrome c oxidase accessory protein CcoG; protein product: MTERIPARIVETLDPRPIRLTPAQAGGPIHTRSFTGRFRNLRLYGAGLLFLIFFGTAWLDWDGRQAVLWNLAEHRYYIFGATFWPQDFILLSALLIIAAFGLFTITVVAGRVWCGYTCPQSVWTWVFMWAEKITEGERNQRIRLDAAPWSFSKLARRGAKHAIWLAVSLLTALTFIGYFTPIRELASDLLRLQLDGATLVWVLFFMAATYLNAGWLREKVCVHMCPYSRFQSAMFDDDTLLVAYDAKRGEGRGPRKRDSDHKAEGLGDCIDCTLCVQVCPTGIDIRDGLQIDCISCAACIDACDTVMDKMGYPRGLVGYHSERELQGGKTHLLRPRLIGYGIALALMLTAFAWALSARSMLSIDAAKDRSMYRENQLGQIENTYLLKVINKTQQAQRYGLALVDSPNLRLDAPQQLLLAPGEILDVPVSVVLESKQIEASAMPVHFAIHNLADVSEQAQTQSTFLAPSGR
- a CDS encoding LysR family transcriptional regulator; the protein is MNLLGAMRTFRRVVELDSFSKAAADLGQSTAAVSKQVRQLEERLGALLLLRTTRRMSLSDAGRRYYAECCRLLDELEALERSTAQGAEEVSGSLRINAPLSFSHKVLSPLLARFMARYPRLNIELTLDDRLLDVVAEGFDVSLRIRAELVDSSLVARHLGETAQVLCASPAYLAQQGTPAQLEDLRQHACLAYRLADHPGQWQLLGPQGEVSIQLPARFSADNSLILCDLLLAGTGIGALPSFIAQPLLDNGQLQRVLPDYQFAKRSIYALYSSSRHVPRKVRAFVEFLAEALAACNQGSPGAI
- a CDS encoding cyclase family protein translates to MFQLIRANLKLGRRQAAALPLALALISGAATAAPDVGVSPWGEADEIGRLNLITPQSRAAILSRVSGGQAYDLSVEYFIGMPSWQAAGDPPYQMWMTHTPRGNQIADPMGTGEAMNSHVSYSGSAVSMYAHMGTHIDGLNHFGLNGKIWNGFSAHEHLGDRGWEKAGVETMPAIIARGVMIDMAAAKNLEMLPDNYKVSAQDLRDALKKQRVSLQEGDVVLIRTGRMRDYANAQAYMSNAPGLGLDAAKFLIEEGGAMVLGADNLSFEAFPSEVSGNYIPVHTYLLAQQGAPIIELANLEELARDRVYEFAFIGASLKFRGADAAPMRPVALPIK
- a CDS encoding VOC family protein, giving the protein MKMTDPASFADLALSHFELYVRAVAPMETFYTERLGFIVSDRGVGPDAMVFLSRNPGEHHQLVLNPRPSRRPQDSPLDHISFRVADLTGLRRFHAALSGPGDLAVDAVSHGTTWSLYFRDPEGNRLEVFADTPWHVDQPCKFAIDLSLDDDALGAYTEQRIRELPGFRPVEQWRKGHGAVLGEG
- the arfB gene encoding alternative ribosome rescue aminoacyl-tRNA hydrolase ArfB, whose translation is MLVISNSVHLPDDEVELTAVRAQGAGGQNVNKVSSAVHLRFDSQASSLPPFYKERLLALRDSRITAGGVVIIKAQQYRTQEQNRADALERLAELIRSAGKTEKARRPTRPTLGSKKRRLEGKTKRGAIKAGRGKVDF
- a CDS encoding MFS transporter; amino-acid sequence: MPIALLALTLSAFAIGTTEFVIVGLIPTIAADLGVSLPSAGLLVSLYALGVAVGAPLLTALTGRLPRKILLLSLMVLFTLGNLLAWQAPGYESLIAARIVTGLAHGVFFSIGSTIATSLVSKERAASAIAIMFTGLTVALVTGVPLGTFIGQHFGWRETFLAVSALGVMAFIGSLIFVPHNIAHSKPASLLQQLAVLKQPRLLLVYAMTAVGYGGSFIAFTFLAPILQEISGFSAGSVSLALLVYGVSVAAGNIWGGKLADSKGPIGALKLIFLLLAGVLLLLTFTASNPWLALGTVLLWGAVAFGNVPGLQLYVVRQAERHAPHAVDVASGLNIAAFNLGIAGGAWGGGLIVSQLGLIHTTWIGALVVLLALALTAWSGHLDRQGSTRTTADGTLAADH